The genomic DNA GATGCACGGGACGTTGCGCAGGACGGCGGCGGTGCGGATCTCGTAGCCGTCGAACCGCGGACGCCCGTCGGCGCTGAGTCCGGCCGGGGTGTTGAAGACGAGCTCGACCTTGCCGTCCAGGATCAGCTGCACGATCGTCGGCTCGCCCGCCGGGCCCGGGCCCTGGCTGAACTTGCGCACCGTCTGCGCGTCGACGCCGTTGCGGCGCAGCATCGAGGCCGTGCCCGCCGTGGCGACGACCCTGAAGCCGAGGTCCGCGAGCCGCTTGACCGGGAAGATGATCGAGCGCTTGTCGCGGTTGGCGACCGAGACGAACACGGTGCCGGCCGTGGGCAGCGGGCCGAAGGCCGCGGCCTGGCTCTTGGCGAAGGCCGTGCCGAAGCCGACGTCGAGGCCCATCACCTCACCGGTCGAGCGCATCTCCGGGCCGAGGATCGTGTCGACCGACGTGCCCTCGACGGTGCGGAAGCGGTTGAACGGCATGACCGCCTCCTTCACCGCCATCGGGGCGCCCGGCCGCTCGTCGGTGCCGTCGCCGGTGGGCCGGAGCAGCCCCTCGGCGCGCAGGTCGGCGATGGAGGCGCCGAGCATGACGCGCGCCGCCGCCTTGGCCAGCGGGGTGTCGGTGGCCTTGGAGACGAAGGGCACCGTACGGCTCGCCCGCGGGTTGGCCTCGAGGACGAACAGCGTGTCCCCGGCGAGCGCGAACTGGATGTTCAGCAGGCCCTGGACGCCGACGCCGGCGGCGATCGCCTCGGTCGAGGTGCGGATCCGGTCGATCACCTCCCGGCCGAGGGTGATCGGCGGGAGCGCGCACGCCGAGTCGCCCGAGTGCACGCCGGCCTCCTCGATGTGCTCCATGACGCCGCCGAGGTAGAGCTCGGTGCCGTCGTAGAGCGCGTCGACGTCGATCTCGACCGCGTCGTCGAGGAAGCGGTCGACCAGGACGGGGTGCGCGGGCGACACCTCCGTCGCCCGGTCGATGTAGGAGGCGAGGGTCGACTCGTCGTAGACGATCTCCATGCCGCGTCCGCCGAGCACGTACGACGGGCGGACCAGCACCGGGTAGCCGATGTCGGCCGCGATCGCGCTCGCCTCGGCGAAGCTGCGGGCCAGCCCGTGCTTGGGCGAGGGCAGCCCGGCGGCGTCGAGGACGTCGCCGAACGCGCCGCGCTCCTCGGCCAGGTGGATGGCCTCGGGGCTGGTGCCGACGACGGGCACGCCCGCGTCCTTGAGCGCCTGCGCCAGGCGCAGCGGGGTCTGCCCGCCGAGCTGGACGATGACGCCCGCGACCGGTCCGGCCTGCTGCTCGGCGTGGAAGACCTCGAGGACGTCCTCGCAGGTCAGCGGCTCGAAGTAGAGCCGGTCGGCGGTGTCGTAGTCGGTCGACACCGTCTCGGGGTTGCAGTTGACCATGACGGTCTCGTAGCCGGCGCCGTCGTTGTCGGGCGCGCCCGAGAGCGCGAGCGCGGCGTGCACGCAGGAGTAGTCGAACTCGATGCCCTGCCCGATGCGGTTCGGCCCGCTGCCGAGGATCAGCACGGCCGGGCGCGTGCGGGGCACGACCTCGGTCTCGAGGTCGTAGGAGCTGTAGTGGTACGGCGTCCGCGCCGCGAACTCCGCGGCGCAGGTGTCGACGGTCTTGTAGACCGGCCGCACGCCGAGGGCCCAGCGGACGCCGCGCACGACGTCCTCGGAGAGGTTGCGCAGCCGCGCGACCTGGGCGTCGGAGAGCCCGTGGCGCTTGGCGAGCCGCAGCACGTCCGCGGTCAGCTCGGGCGCGTCGCGGACCTCGTCGGCGACCTCGCTGATCAGGAACAGCTGGTCGACGAACCAGGGGTCGATGTTCGTCGAGGCGTTGACCTGCTCCGGCGTCGCGCCGGCCCGGATCGCCTGCATGACCACGGCGAGCCGGCCGTCGTGCGGGCGGGCCGCGGTCCGGAGCAGGCCGTCGACGAGCTCGGGGGCCGGCGGGCCGTCCACGTCGTTCCGGGGGGTCGCAGGGGGGTCGTCCCCCCCGCTGGAGAACACGAACGGGGCCTTCGGGTCCTCGAGCGAGCGCAGCGCCTTGCCGAGCGCCTCGGAGAAGTTGCGCCCGATGGCCATGGCCTCGCCGACGCTCTTCATGTGCGTGGTGAGCGTCGAGTCGGCGAGCGGGAACTTCTCGAAGGCGAAGCGCGGGACCTTGACCACGACGTAGTCGAGCGACGGCTCGAAGCTCGCCGGGGTGCTCAGGCCCTCGGACGTGGCCGTGATGTCGTTCGGGATCTCGTCGAGGGTGTAGCCGACCGCGACCTTGGCCGCGATCTTGGCGATCGGGTAGCCGGTCGCCTTCGACGCCAGCGCCGAGGAGCGCGAGACGCGCGGGTTCATCTCGATGACGATCATGCGCCCCGTCGCCGGGTCGACGGCGAACTGGATGTTGCAGCCGCCGGTGTCGACGCCGACCTCGCGGATGATGCCGATGGAGACGTCGCGCATCCGCTGGTACTCGCGGTCGGTCAGCGTCATCGCCGGGGCGACGGTGATCGAGTCACCGGTGTGGACGCCCATCGGGTCGAAGTTCTCGATGGAGCAGACGATCACCACGTTGTCCGCGCGGTCCCGCATGACCTCGAGCTCGTACTCCTTCCACCCGAGGATCGACTCCTCGATGAGCACCTCGGTGGTCGGGCTCGCGGCGAGGCCGGCGCCGGCGATGCGGCGCAGGTCGGTCTCGTCGTGCGCGAAGCCAGAGCCGACGCCGCCCATGGTGAAGCTGGGTCGCACGACGAGCGGGTAGCCGAGCTCGCCGGCCGCACCGAGCACGTCGTCGATGGTGTGGCAGACGAAGCTGCGCGCGACGCCGAAGCCGGGGTCGGTCGGGTCGCCGCTCTGCGGCAGGCCCTCGACGATCGCCTTGAACTGCTCGCGGTTCTCGCCGCGCTGGATGGCCTCGACCGAGGCGCCGATCAGCTCGACGCCGTAGCGCTCGAGGACGCCGCTGTCGTGCAGCGCGATCGCCGCGTTGAGCGCGGTCTGCCCGCCGAGGGTGGCCAGCAGCGCGTCGGGCCGTTCGAGGGCGATGACGCGCTCCACGAACTCGGGCGTGATCGGCTCGACGTAGGTCGCGTCGGCGAACTCGGGGTCGGTCATGATCGTCGCCGGGTTGGAGTTGACCAGGACGACGCGGAAGCCCTCGGCCCGCAGCACGCGGCAGGCCTGGGTGCCGGAGTAGTCGAACTCGCAGGCCTGGCCGATGACGATCGGGCCGGACCCGATCACCAGGATCGAGGAGATGTCGGTGCGGCGGGGCATCAGGCAGGAGCTCCCTTCGTGCTGCGGGACTCCATGAGGTCCACGAACCGGTCGAACAGGTAGCTGGCGTCGTGCGGCCCCGCGGCCGCCTCGGGGTGGTACTGCACGGAGAAGGAGCGCAGCGTCCCGTCCTCGTCCTCCAGCGCGAGGCCCTCGACCACGTCGTCGTTGAGCCCGACGTGGCTGACCCGCGCCCAGCCGTACGGGGTCTCCGTACGCCCCTCGCGCGGCGCGTCGACGGCGAAGCCGTGGTTGTGCGCGGTGACCTCGACCTTGCGGGTGCTGAGGTCCATCACCGGCTGGTTGATGCCGCGGTGGCCGTAGCGCAGCTTGTAGGTGCCGAAGCCGAGCGCGCGGCCGAAGATCTGGTTGCCGAAGCAGATGCCGAAGTACGGCACCCCGGCCTCGAGCACCGAGCGCAGCAGCGTGACCGCGTCCTCGGTCGCGCCGGGGTCGCCGGGGCCGTTGGAGAAGAAGACGCCGTCGGGGTGCAGCGCCTCGACCTGGGCCCAGCTGGTGGTGGCCGGCAGCACGTGGGTCTCGATGCCGCGCTCCGCGAGCCGGTAGGGCGTCATCGACTTGATGCCGAGGTCGACCGCGGCGACGGTGAACCGCTTCTCGCGGTGTCCTGAGGGGGGACGACCCCCCTCACCCCCCGCTGAGCTCCCGTCGCTGGCGCTCCTGGAGCTCCACGCCGGGACGACGTACGCCTCGGGCGTGGTGACCTCGTCGGCGAGGTGGGCGCCGCTCATCTGCGGCGCCTCCTGCACGCGGGCCAGCAGCGACGCGCGGTCGGTGTCGACGCTGGAGATGCCGACGCGCATCGCGCCGCGCTCGCGCAGGTGGCGGGTGAGGGCGCGGGTGTCGACGTCGCACATCCCCACCACGCCCTGGGCGGCGAGCTCGGCGTCCACGCTGCGGCGCGAGCGCCAGCTGGAGGCGACGCGGGCGGCGTCGCGCACGACGTAGCCGGCGACCCAGATGCGGGAGGACTCGTCGTCCTCGTCGTTCCAGCCGGTGTTGCCGATGTGCGGCGCGGTGGCCACGACGACCTGGCGGTGATAGCTCGGGTCGGTCAGCGTCTCCTGGTAGCCGGACATCCCGGTGGAGAACACCGCCTCTCCGAAGGTCTCACCCACGGCGCCGAAGGAGGAGCCGGTGAAGGTGGTCCCGTCCTCCAGGACCAGGAGAGCGGGGACCCTCGGTACGCGTCCCGAGCGTGACGTGGAGCTCGGGGCCGAGGGTGCGGGGGCGGTGCTGGCAGGCATCAACCGTCCTTTCCTGCCTCACGGGACAGGTCTTAAAGGGTGGTGTCACGTCAAGGTATCAGCGCGGCTCCCCCACCTCCCCCTCGTCCACAGCCCGACGGGCGCCCCCGGGTGTCCCGGCTCACAGCACCGACGCACGGAATAACCGATAGCACCCCTAAGTTGTCTCGTATGCTTGCGTGCAGCAACTAAAGGAAGTGTGAAGGTTGGCTCTCTCAGAACGACGCGCCGCAGCCCTCGTCGGCGCGCTCCACTCGGTCATCAGGACGACGCGCTACGTCGCCGCCAAGGACCACGGCCACACGATGACCGGCACCCTCGCCGGGATCCTCAAGGCCGTCGAGACCGACGACCTGCGCCTCGGCGACCTCGCCGGCCAGCTCATGGTCGCGCCGTCGGTCGCCTCGCGCGCGGTCGCCGCCCTCGAGGCCGACGGGCTGGTGCTGCGCCGGCCTGACCCCGAGGACGCCCGGGCCTGCCGCATCGGCATCACCGATCTCGGCCGCGCACGCCTCGGCGAGCACAAGCGCTACCTGCTGCAGCGCGTCGTCGCCGCCCTCCCCGACTGGGACGACGACGAGGCCGCCCTCGCCGTGCAGGTCCTCAGCCGCCTCGAGCTGAGCCTCGCCTCGTCCCCCCTGACCCACCCCGTGCCCACCGCCAAGGTGCTGGCCGGGGCCACCGCCCTCACCCTGCTCGACCAGACGGAGCCCGCCACCGCATGAGTACCGCCACGCGCAGCGCCACCGCGCCTGCCTCCACCCCGGCCGCCACGGCGGCCCCGAGCGCTGCCCGGACCAGCACCAGCGTCCCGCCGCCCGCGGGCGGTGCGAAGGTCTACAGCCACCGCGAGATCCTCGAGGTGATGACCGGCCTGCTGGCCGCCCTGTTCACCGCGATGCTCAGCACGACGATCGTGTCGACGGCCCTGCCGACCATCATGTCCGACCTGCACGGGACCCAGCGCCAGTACACCTGGGTCATCACCGCGTCCCTGCTGGCGCTGACCATCACCACCCCGATCTGGGGCAAGCTCTCCGACCTGTTCAGCAAGAAGCTGCTGGTCCAGATGGCCATCGTGGTCTTCGTCGCCGGGTCCGTCGGCGCGGGCCTCTCGCAGACCGTCCCCCCGATGATGGCCTTCCGCGCGCTGCAGGGCGTCGGCATGGGCGGCCTCATCGCCGTGACGCAGGCGATCATGGGCTCGATGATCTCCCCGCGCGAGCGGGGCCGCTACTCCGGCTACATGGGCGCGGTCATGGCCGTGAGCACCGTGTCCGGGCCGCTGCTCGGCGGGGTGCTCACCGACTCGGTCGGCTGGCGCTGGTGCTTCTTCGTCTGCGTGCCGCTCGCGATGATCTCGCTCGTCGTCCTCCAGCGCACCCTCAAGCTGGTCACGATCAAGCGCCACGTCACGATCGACTACGCCGGTGCCGCGCTCGTCGCCGTCGTCGCCGCGCTGCCGATGCTCTGGGTGACCTTCGCCGGCAGCGACTACGCCTGGATCTCCTGGCAGTCCGGGGCCTTCCTGCTCGGCTTCCTCGCCGCCGTGGCCCTGCTGGTCGTCGTCGAGCTCCGCGCGTCCGAGCCGATGGTGCCGCTGCGCGTCCTCAACAACCGCACCACCCTGCTGATGATCCTGGCCAGCCTCGGCGTCGGCATGGCGATGTTCGGCAGCAGCACCTTCCTCACGCAGTTCTTCCAGCTCGGCGGCGGTCACACCCCGACCCGCGCCGGCCTGATGACGATCCCGCTGATCGTCAGCCAGCTGCTCGTCTCGACCCTCGGCGGCCAGCTGGTCAGCCGCACCGGTCGCTGGAAGCCCCTCATGCTCGTCGGTGGCGTCGCCCTCGTCGCCGGTCTCGGCCTGATGGGGACCATCGACCACACCACGCCGTACTGGCAGGTCGCGCTCTACATGGTCGTCATGGGTGTCGGCATCGGTGCGCTGGTGCAGAACATCGTGCTGGCCGTGCAGAACACCGTCGACGTCAGCCAGATCGGCGCCACCTCCGCCGCGATCGCCTTCTTCCGCTCGCTCGCCGGCGCGGTCGGCGTGGCCGTGCTCGGCGCGATCCTGGCCAACCAGGTGACCGACAAGGTCGCCGCGGGGCTGCGCACCCTGGGCGTCAGCGGCGCCGGTGCGGGTGACGGTTCGCTGGACCTCGACGACCTGCCGGCCCCGGTCCAGGCCGTCGTCCGGGCCGCGTACGGCGACTCGTTCGGCGAGCTGTTCCTCATCGCCGCGGCCGCCGCCGTCCTCACCCTCGTCACCGTGCTGATCGTCAAGGAGGTCCCGCTCCGCACCACCGTCGAGATGCGGCCCGAGGCCGCGGGCGACGTCAGCGCCGCCCTGGCCGAGGACACCGGTCGCGAGGACCGCGGGCTCGAGGGCCCCAAGACCGCGCAGATCGCGAGCGACCGCGTGGCCGCCGAGCGTCTCGTCGAGACCGGGTCCGACGACGAGCAGGGCACCTGGGACGACCCCGACGCCCGTCGCGTCGTCGCCGCCCTCGACGTGCTCACCGCCGCCCAGGACCAGGCGCGCTCGCACCAGGCCACCTCGACGCGGACGCAGGCCGAGCTGGTCGGGCTGGTCGACGCGCTCGAGCAGCGCATCGACCAGGTCGCCGGCGAGTTCCGCGGGCAGATCGACCAGATCCGCGCCCGGATCGCCGAGCCGGAGGCGCAGCCCTCCCTCGGTGCCGACGGCGAGGGCGGGGACGGCGTGCGGGCGTACGAGTACCGCCTGCTGCTGGACAGCCAGCAGACCGCCGACAAGGTGACGCGGCTGGCCCGCGCGGAGGCCGAGCGCGTGCTCGCCGACGCCGAGCAGCAGGTCGCCGAGCTCCAGGGCCGCATCGCCTGGCTCAAGCAGGCCGAGGCCGAGCTGGCCGACCGCGTGGCCGA from Microlunatus sagamiharensis includes the following:
- a CDS encoding MFS transporter, giving the protein MSTATRSATAPASTPAATAAPSAARTSTSVPPPAGGAKVYSHREILEVMTGLLAALFTAMLSTTIVSTALPTIMSDLHGTQRQYTWVITASLLALTITTPIWGKLSDLFSKKLLVQMAIVVFVAGSVGAGLSQTVPPMMAFRALQGVGMGGLIAVTQAIMGSMISPRERGRYSGYMGAVMAVSTVSGPLLGGVLTDSVGWRWCFFVCVPLAMISLVVLQRTLKLVTIKRHVTIDYAGAALVAVVAALPMLWVTFAGSDYAWISWQSGAFLLGFLAAVALLVVVELRASEPMVPLRVLNNRTTLLMILASLGVGMAMFGSSTFLTQFFQLGGGHTPTRAGLMTIPLIVSQLLVSTLGGQLVSRTGRWKPLMLVGGVALVAGLGLMGTIDHTTPYWQVALYMVVMGVGIGALVQNIVLAVQNTVDVSQIGATSAAIAFFRSLAGAVGVAVLGAILANQVTDKVAAGLRTLGVSGAGAGDGSLDLDDLPAPVQAVVRAAYGDSFGELFLIAAAAAVLTLVTVLIVKEVPLRTTVEMRPEAAGDVSAALAEDTGREDRGLEGPKTAQIASDRVAAERLVETGSDDEQGTWDDPDARRVVAALDVLTAAQDQARSHQATSTRTQAELVGLVDALEQRIDQVAGEFRGQIDQIRARIAEPEAQPSLGADGEGGDGVRAYEYRLLLDSQQTADKVTRLARAEAERVLADAEQQVAELQGRIAWLKQAEAELADRVAERVRAEG
- the carB gene encoding carbamoyl-phosphate synthase large subunit, with the protein product MPRRTDISSILVIGSGPIVIGQACEFDYSGTQACRVLRAEGFRVVLVNSNPATIMTDPEFADATYVEPITPEFVERVIALERPDALLATLGGQTALNAAIALHDSGVLERYGVELIGASVEAIQRGENREQFKAIVEGLPQSGDPTDPGFGVARSFVCHTIDDVLGAAGELGYPLVVRPSFTMGGVGSGFAHDETDLRRIAGAGLAASPTTEVLIEESILGWKEYELEVMRDRADNVVIVCSIENFDPMGVHTGDSITVAPAMTLTDREYQRMRDVSIGIIREVGVDTGGCNIQFAVDPATGRMIVIEMNPRVSRSSALASKATGYPIAKIAAKVAVGYTLDEIPNDITATSEGLSTPASFEPSLDYVVVKVPRFAFEKFPLADSTLTTHMKSVGEAMAIGRNFSEALGKALRSLEDPKAPFVFSSGGDDPPATPRNDVDGPPAPELVDGLLRTAARPHDGRLAVVMQAIRAGATPEQVNASTNIDPWFVDQLFLISEVADEVRDAPELTADVLRLAKRHGLSDAQVARLRNLSEDVVRGVRWALGVRPVYKTVDTCAAEFAARTPYHYSSYDLETEVVPRTRPAVLILGSGPNRIGQGIEFDYSCVHAALALSGAPDNDGAGYETVMVNCNPETVSTDYDTADRLYFEPLTCEDVLEVFHAEQQAGPVAGVIVQLGGQTPLRLAQALKDAGVPVVGTSPEAIHLAEERGAFGDVLDAAGLPSPKHGLARSFAEASAIAADIGYPVLVRPSYVLGGRGMEIVYDESTLASYIDRATEVSPAHPVLVDRFLDDAVEIDVDALYDGTELYLGGVMEHIEEAGVHSGDSACALPPITLGREVIDRIRTSTEAIAAGVGVQGLLNIQFALAGDTLFVLEANPRASRTVPFVSKATDTPLAKAAARVMLGASIADLRAEGLLRPTGDGTDERPGAPMAVKEAVMPFNRFRTVEGTSVDTILGPEMRSTGEVMGLDVGFGTAFAKSQAAAFGPLPTAGTVFVSVANRDKRSIIFPVKRLADLGFRVVATAGTASMLRRNGVDAQTVRKFSQGPGPAGEPTIVQLILDGKVELVFNTPAGLSADGRPRFDGYEIRTAAVLRNVPCITTVQGLAAAVQGIEAVRGGQMEVRSLQSWAAAQRDPAAQTAQARPAGQPGQLAGAGR
- a CDS encoding MarR family winged helix-turn-helix transcriptional regulator, which translates into the protein MALSERRAAALVGALHSVIRTTRYVAAKDHGHTMTGTLAGILKAVETDDLRLGDLAGQLMVAPSVASRAVAALEADGLVLRRPDPEDARACRIGITDLGRARLGEHKRYLLQRVVAALPDWDDDEAALAVQVLSRLELSLASSPLTHPVPTAKVLAGATALTLLDQTEPATA
- the carA gene encoding glutamine-hydrolyzing carbamoyl-phosphate synthase small subunit, giving the protein MPASTAPAPSAPSSTSRSGRVPRVPALLVLEDGTTFTGSSFGAVGETFGEAVFSTGMSGYQETLTDPSYHRQVVVATAPHIGNTGWNDEDDESSRIWVAGYVVRDAARVASSWRSRRSVDAELAAQGVVGMCDVDTRALTRHLRERGAMRVGISSVDTDRASLLARVQEAPQMSGAHLADEVTTPEAYVVPAWSSRSASDGSSAGGEGGRPPSGHREKRFTVAAVDLGIKSMTPYRLAERGIETHVLPATTSWAQVEALHPDGVFFSNGPGDPGATEDAVTLLRSVLEAGVPYFGICFGNQIFGRALGFGTYKLRYGHRGINQPVMDLSTRKVEVTAHNHGFAVDAPREGRTETPYGWARVSHVGLNDDVVEGLALEDEDGTLRSFSVQYHPEAAAGPHDASYLFDRFVDLMESRSTKGAPA